One window of the Trifolium pratense cultivar HEN17-A07 linkage group LG2, ARS_RC_1.1, whole genome shotgun sequence genome contains the following:
- the LOC123909544 gene encoding protein JINGUBANG-like: MEYHYDSGSSSSHSNHYLQQTGSTSLTSQRSLLSVPSLNNTHHHHHHHNYHLITTLKNHHYTSSLTLFGKFLLTGSSDREITTWNRTTSDEEQQNSENNVVIAGKGAVKSLVIQSNTNTLFSAHQDHKIRVWKLTNDQKKYTHLATLPTLGDRASKILIPKNHVQIRRHKKCTWVHHVDTVSSLALSKDGNLLYSVSWDRTIKIWRTKDFTCLESITNAHDDAINAIVVSYDGVVYSGSADKRIKIWKNHQGGDDDDDDYKKQKQKHSLFDTLEKHNSGINALVLSSDESILYSGACDRSILVWEKEVNDDGRMVLMGALRGHKSSILCLAVVWDLVCSGSADKTIRIWRGVGREYFCLSVLEGHQGSIKCLTAVVENCDTSESEDASFLVYSGSLDCDIKVWQIFVPAE; the protein is encoded by the coding sequence ATGGAATATCACTATGACAGTGGCTCTTCCTCATCTCATTCCAACCACTACCTTCAACAAACTGGGTCAACGTCCCTCACTTCACAACGCAGCCTCCTCTCAGTTCCTTCCCTCAACAAcactcaccaccaccaccaccaccacaattACCACCTCATCACAACCCTCAAAAACCACCATTACACATCCTCTCTTACCCTCTTTGGCAAATTCCTCCTCACTGGTTCATCAGACAGAGAAATCACAACCTGGAACAGAACAACCTCTGATGAAGAACAACAAAACTCGGAAAACAACGTAGTAATTGCAGGAAAAGGTGCTGTTAAATCTTTAGTAATTCAATCAAATACAAACACTCTTTTTAGTGCTCATCAAGATCACAAAATCCGCGTATGGAAATTAACAAATGATCAAAAGAAATACACCCATTTAGCAACACTTCCTACACTTGGTGACCGTGCTTCCAAAATCTTAATCCCCAAAAACCATGTTCAAATTCGTAGACATAAAAAATGCACATGGGTTCATCATGTTGACACTGTTTCTTCACTTGCTCTGTCTAAAGATGGAAACTTATTATACTCTGTTTCATGGGACAGAACAATCAAAATCTGGCGAACTAAAGATTTCACTTGTTTAGAATCAATAACAAACGCACACGACGACGCCATTAACGCCATTGTAGTTTCTTATGATGGTGTTGTTTACAGTGGATCAGCAGATAAAAGAATCAAAATTTGGAAGAATCATCAaggtggtgatgatgatgatgatgattataagaaacaaaaacagaaacatTCTCTTTTTGATACCTTAGAGAAACATAACTCTGGAATCAATGCTTTGGTTTTAAGCAGTGATGAATCTATTTTATATTCTGGTGCTTGTGATAGATCAATATTGGTTTGGGAGAAAGAAGTTAATGATGATGGAAGAATGGTTCTAATGGGTGCCTTAAGAGGACATAAAAGTTCAATATTGTGTTTAGCTGTTGTGTGGGATTTGGTGTGTAGTGGTTCTGCTGATAAAACCATAAGAATTTGGAGAGGTGTTGGAAGAGAGTATTTTTGTTTGTCTGTTTTGGAAGGACATCAAGGTTCAATTAAGTGCTTAACTGCAGTGGTTGAAAATTGTGATACCTCTGAATCAGAAGATGCATCTTTTTTAGTCTATAGTGGTAGTTTGGATTGTGACATTAAGGTTTGGCAGATTTTTGTTCCTGCTGAGTGA